The genomic window CTCCACCCTGGCGCTGTCCACGGCCTGGGCCGCGGACTACCGCAGCATGTCCACGGAAGAGCTCGCCAACATGCGCGGCCAGGTGCAAACCCTGCCGCAGACCGAACGCAACGCTTTCCAGCAGGAATGGCAGAACCGCGTGCGCAGCATGAGCCAGGAGGAACAGCGCCGTTATCTGAACTTCGGCGGCTATTCCACCGACGAGATGGCGCGCATGCGCGCCCGCATGCTCGACGCCCCCGCGGCCGAGCGCAACGCCTTCCAGCAGGAATGGCAGCAGCGCCTGCGCAGCATGACTCCCGAAGAGCAGCAGAAATACCTGGGCCGCCCGCAGAACGCGACCCCGGGCCAGGGGGGCATGATGCCGGGCCCGGGCAACATGGCGCCGGGGCAAGGCGGCATGATGCAGCCGGGCAGCGGCGGCTTCCAGGGTCCCGGCATGGGCGGAGGCATGGGCAGCGGCCCGCGCGGCGGGCGCCGCTGAGCCGCCGGCCCTGAATCTTTCCGTCAGAGCCTTCCCCTTACACCCCCGCGCGACCGCCGCTTTAGGCGGGCGGAACAACAATCGCGAGCAAGCCCGCTCCTGCGGGCGGCTGCGGCATCGGGGCCACGCCTGGACGGCGGAATCCAAATTGGCCCGTCAATTGCGACGGGGCACTCGACCGCAGGAGCGGGCTTGCTCACGATCAACCCCGCTTGCTTGCCGCCCTGCTCCATGGGAAGCGGGAAAACCGATTCACGCCGCCATCAACCGCTCGAAATAGGCCTCGGCCAGGGCCAACTGCTCCCGCGCCGTCTCCACGCGCAGCACCACCTCCCGAAAACCGCCCGCATCGCCCTGGGCCTGGCTGTACCAGGACAGGTGCTTGCGCGCCACGCGCACGCCGGTGTGCTCGCCGTAGAAGGCGTACAGGTCCTCCAGATGCGCGAGCAGGATGGCGCGGACCTCGGCGGGAGCGGGGGAGGGCAGCTGTTCGCCGGTGGCGAGATAGTGGGCGATCTCGCGGAAGACCCACGGCCGCCCCTGGGCGGCACGG from Thermithiobacillus tepidarius DSM 3134 includes these protein-coding regions:
- a CDS encoding DUF1104 domain-containing protein; translation: MKKTALLTLMLGSTLALSTAWAADYRSMSTEELANMRGQVQTLPQTERNAFQQEWQNRVRSMSQEEQRRYLNFGGYSTDEMARMRARMLDAPAAERNAFQQEWQQRLRSMTPEEQQKYLGRPQNATPGQGGMMPGPGNMAPGQGGMMQPGSGGFQGPGMGGGMGSGPRGGRR